Proteins encoded within one genomic window of Megalopta genalis isolate 19385.01 chromosome 10, iyMegGena1_principal, whole genome shotgun sequence:
- the LOC117219920 gene encoding uncharacterized protein LOC117219920, which yields MATDKVITEEVTASISSNESKEQISKNDDNANVLPLKEVEMKSYRSKDKESSSEESSEESSSEDEPSIKTEPPTPKNNNNDKNIQHMGIRKKRGIKSECENLPPVEDIKISMPEVLCDPVGKVAWMVDQLVVVQPKLEKPALDLDTILFVDKGKRALGKIFDVFGTVNAPYYCVRFNSAEHIQQANIKVGMIVYYCPNTAHTSLIPLFQLLKIKGVDATPSETPQFSDDEKEMAYYGIKNPMQSIELPDTDANSDEATELPADEENQPSSEKIEQKEQSSKMDAKDL from the exons ATGGCAACAGACAAGGTTATAACCGAAGAAGTTACAGCAAGTATTTCGTCCAACGAATCTAAGGAACAAATATCAAAGAATGATGATAATGCAAATGTCCTACCTCTGAAAGAGGTAGAAATGAAATCTTATAGAAGTAAAGATAAAGAGTCATCAAGCGAAGAAAGTAGCGAAGaaagtagtagtgaagatgaaCCTAGTATTAAAACTGAACCACCTACtcctaaaaataataataatgataaaaatat ACAACATATGGGAATCAGAAAGAAAAGAGGCATTAAAAGTGAATGCGAGAACTTACCACCTGTAGAAGATATAAAAATTAGTATGCCTGAAGTATTATGTGATCCAGTAGGAAAG GTTGCATGGATGGTTGACCAATTAGTAGTTGTCCAGCCGAAGCTAGAGAAGCCAGctttagatttagatacaatCTTATTTGTTGATAAAGGGAAAAGGGCATTGGGTAAAATATTTGATGTTTTTGGAACTGTGAATGCACCCTATTACTGTGTCAGGTTCAACAGTGCAGAACACATTCAACAAGCTAACATTAAAGTTGGCatgattgtttattattgtccAAATACAGCACATACATCTTTAATACCATTGTTTCAGTTACTAAA AATAAAAGGCGTAGATGCAACTCCATCTGAGACACCACAATTTTCTGATGATGAGAAAGAGATGGCTTATTACGGAATAAAAAACCCAATGCAATCAATTGA GTTACCAGACACAGATGCAAATTCAGATGAAGCCACGGAATTGCCTGCTGATGAGGAAAACCAGCCTTCTTCTGAAAAAatagaacaaaaggaacaatcTTCTAAAATGGATGCAAAGGATCTATGA